From the Purpureocillium takamizusanense chromosome 6, complete sequence genome, one window contains:
- a CDS encoding uncharacterized protein (EggNog:ENOG503NXXF~COG:S~BUSCO:EOG09263VOP) produces the protein MAHPWKHHVDRFCRQYLQLEPSLDFPPAEFLKLDAVQELIYERLFADHVLLYAPPDRYRLKTLKQLIARIEASIDDWDEHAVSDNLMSLLPVLLSAPLPSETASVQQKHYVTYSLSALDHGSGESDQARSITLLENRSLISAGGTTGLRTWEAALHLGQYLCQHPSVVTGKRILELGAGTGYLSVMCAKYLSCRHIIASDGSDDVINNLPDNLFLNDLQDSPLVHPMDVKWGHALVGTEDQRWNEGQSIDVVLGADITYDRSNHPALVGTILDLFELHPDVEVYIGATQRNEMTSRIFLDTCQRSGLAVDDLEYPVLSREHQEGPFYNDRDPIHIYRVSRA, from the exons ATGGCCCATCCATGGAAGCACCATGTCGACAGGTTCTGCCGCCAGTATCTCCAGCTGGAGCCGAGTCTCGACTTCCCGCCGGCCGAATTTCTCAAGCTTGACGCCGTGCAGGAGCTCATATACGAGAGGCTGTTCGCCGACCATGTCCTCTTGTATGCCCCGCCCGACAGATATCGACTCAAGACTCTCAAGCAGCTGATTGCGCGCATCGAGGCTTCCATAGACGACTGGGATGAGCAC GCCGTGTCTGATAACCTCATGTCCCTGCTCCCCGTGCTCCTGtccgcgccgctgccctcaGAGACGGCATCGGTCCAGCAAAAGCATTACGTGACGTATAGCCTATCAGCCTTGGACCATGGTTCGGGCGAATCGGACCAAGCGCGCAGCATCACGTTGCTCGAGAACCGCTCACTGATCTCTGCTGGGGGCACGACGGGCCTGCGAACGTGGGAGGCTGCGCTTCACCTCGGCCAGTACCTCTGTCAGCACCCGTCCGTGGTCACCGGGAAGCGCATCCTGGAGCTTGGCGCTGGTACCGGCTACCTTTCCGTCATGTGTGCCAAATATCTATCTTGTCGACACATCATCGCCTCGGACGgctccgacgacgtcatCAACAACCTCCCGGACAATCTATTCCTCAATGACCTACAGGACTCACCGCTTGTCCACCCCATGGATGTTAAATGGGGGCATGCCCTGGTTGGGACGGAAGACCAGCGCTGGAACGAGGGCCAATCCATCGACGTTGTGCTCGGGGCAGACATAACTTACGACCGTAGCAACCACCCCGCACTAGTGGGCACCATACTCGATCTCTTTGAACTGCACCCAGATGTCGAGGTGTACATAGGGGCAACGCAGCGCAACGAGATGACGTCTCGGATCTTCCTCGACACCTGCCAGCGCTCGGGCTTAGCAGTGGACGACTTGGAGTACCCGGTGTTGTCGAGGGAGCACCAGGAGGGCCCCTTCTACAATGACAGGGATCCCATCCACATCTATAGGGTATCGCGAGCATGA
- a CDS encoding uncharacterized protein (TransMembrane:2 (i42-69o192-212i)~EggNog:ENOG503PSG5), which yields MQALTPRYNVCLPHGSPGFTSDEHTPAVTMARRRSSSRRANFTLSNISIISTPLLTLLLILLSMLPLLLPVAHAHDHHPLQASPGDDGGSLSPNLPRASSSSSSSSSPTTTTTTQSSGPVFSPLHQRDDAPPPPYQPIVTPPPDQAERLASMGYRQETFYTCNTVGGREHCGWHNPVVVAAAEAAPGRRPRAAGSGAVVAAVGCLAGVFALGMM from the coding sequence ATGCAGGCACTCACACCGCGATATAACGTCTGTCTACCTCACGGGTCCCCGGGCTTCACTTCCGACGAGCACACTCCCGCAGTCACCATGGCCCGACGAAGGAGCAGTAGTCGCAGGGCGAACTTCACCCTCAGCAACatctccatcatcagcacccccctcctcaccctcctcctcatcctcctctccatgctgcctcttctcctccccgtcgcgcacgcgcacgaccaccaccccctGCAAGCCtcccccggcgacgacggcggcagcctctcCCCGAACCTACCAcgagcctcctcctcctcctcctcctcctcctccccaacaaccaccaccacgacgcaGAGCAGCGGCCCGGTCTTCTCGCCGCTGCACCAgcgcgacgatgcgccgccgccgccgtaccagcccatcgtcaccccgccgcccgaccaggccgagcgcctcgccagcaTGGGCTACCGCCAGGAGACGTTCTACACGTGCAACACGGTCGGCGGGAGGGAGCACTGCGGCTGGCACAACCccgtggtcgtggcggcggcggaggccgcgccggggaggaggccgcgcgccgcgggcagcggggcggtggtggcggccgtggggTGCCTGGCGGGCGTGTTTGCGCTGGGGATGATGTag
- a CDS encoding uncharacterized protein (COG:J~EggNog:ENOG503P333) has translation MADNDSPVTLRTRKFIRNPLLGRKQMVVDILHPSRANISKEELREKLGGLYKAQKDQVQVFGLRTQFGGGKTTGFALIYDSPEAMKKFEPNYRLVRVGMATKAERASRQQRKQRKNRQKTLRGTAKVKGAKAKKEK, from the exons ATGGCGGACAACGACAGCCCCGTTACCCTGCGAACTCGCAAGTTCATCCGCAACCCTCTGCTGGGCCGCAAGCAGATGGTCGT TGACATCCTCCACCCCAGCCGTGCCAACATCTCCAAGGAGGAGCTCCGCGagaagctcggcggcctgtaCAAGGCCCAGAAGGACCAGGTCCAGGTCTTCGGCCTGCGAACCCAGTTCGGTGGCGGCAAGACCACCGGTTTCGCCCTCATCTACGACTCCCCCGAGGCCATGAAGAAGTTCGAGCCCAACTACCGCCTGGTCCGCGTTGGCATGGCCACCAAGGCCGAGCGCGCCAGCAGACAGCAGC GCAAGCAGCGCAAGAACCGACAAAAGACGCTGCGGGGCacggccaaggtcaagggtgccaaggcgaagaaggagaaaTAA